One stretch of Streptomyces hygroscopicus DNA includes these proteins:
- a CDS encoding LacI family transcription regulator, whose protein sequence is MTDTAPGTATRRYGTRPTMKDVAARAGVGLKTVSRVVNGEPGVTPDTERRVQEAITALGFRRNDSARILRKGRTASIGLVLEDLADPFYGPLSRAVEEIARAHGALLINGSSAEDPEREQELVLALCARRVDGLVIIPAGHDHRYLAPEMAAGVATVFVDRPAGRVDADAVLSDSFGGSRDAVAHLIAHGHRRIGFLGDLPGIHTAAERLRGYHAAMSEAGLPVHDAWVSPGATDPERVRAAATAMLNATEPVTALFAGNNRVTVTVVRVLAERPTPAAPVALVGFDDFELADLLSPGITVIAQDSAQLGRTAADLLFRRLDGAGGDPQRVVLPTRLIPRGSGELPPPATSTP, encoded by the coding sequence GTGACCGACACCGCCCCGGGCACCGCCACACGCCGTTACGGCACCCGGCCCACTATGAAGGACGTCGCCGCACGGGCCGGGGTCGGTCTCAAAACCGTCTCCAGAGTGGTCAACGGCGAACCGGGCGTCACCCCCGACACCGAGCGCCGCGTCCAGGAGGCCATCACCGCACTCGGCTTCCGCCGCAACGACAGCGCCCGCATCCTGCGCAAGGGCCGTACGGCGAGCATCGGACTGGTCCTGGAAGATCTGGCCGACCCCTTCTACGGTCCGCTGAGCCGCGCCGTCGAGGAGATCGCCCGGGCCCATGGCGCACTGCTGATCAACGGCTCCAGCGCGGAGGACCCCGAGCGCGAGCAGGAACTGGTGCTCGCCCTGTGCGCGCGCCGGGTCGACGGCCTCGTCATCATCCCGGCCGGCCATGACCACCGCTATCTGGCCCCCGAGATGGCGGCCGGGGTCGCCACCGTCTTCGTCGACCGGCCGGCGGGCCGTGTCGACGCCGACGCCGTCCTCTCCGACAGCTTCGGCGGTTCCCGCGACGCCGTCGCCCATCTCATCGCCCACGGCCACCGCCGGATCGGCTTCCTCGGCGACCTGCCGGGCATCCACACCGCCGCCGAGCGGCTGCGCGGCTACCACGCGGCGATGAGCGAGGCCGGGCTGCCGGTCCATGACGCCTGGGTCTCGCCCGGCGCCACCGATCCGGAGCGGGTCCGGGCCGCGGCCACCGCGATGCTGAACGCCACTGAGCCGGTCACCGCGCTCTTCGCGGGCAACAACCGGGTCACGGTCACAGTCGTACGGGTCCTGGCCGAGCGCCCCACGCCCGCAGCGCCGGTGGCCCTCGTCGGCTTCGACGACTTCGAGCTCGCCGATCTGCTCTCCCCCGGGATCACCGTCATAGCCCAGGACTCGGCCCAGCTCGGCCGTACCGCCGCCGATCTGCTCTTCCGCCGCCTCGACGGCGCGGGCGGGGACCCCCAGCGGGTCGTCCTGCCGACCCGGCTGATCCCGCGCGGCTCGGGCGAACTGCCCCCGCCCGCGACATCCACACCCTGA
- a CDS encoding ROK family transcriptional regulator, which translates to MPRDLIAALDIGGTKIAGALVDGSGKLVVRARRATRAQEAGATVMRQVTAVLKELAATAHWSRVAAVGIGSAGPVDASVGTVSPVNIPGWRDFPLVAGVRETTGALPLSLVGDGPAMTAAEHWQGAARGRKNALCMVVSTGVGGGLVLGGRLHPGPTGNAGHIGHISVELNGDLCPCGGRGCVERIASGPNIARRALDGGWRPGPDGDTSAQAVAASARNGDPVARASFERAAQALAAGIAATAALVEIEVAVIGGGVAGAGDVLFTPLRRALRDYATLSFVQGLEVVPAQMGTDAGLVGAAAAAAQEARLEGFGPVAGTHPTGD; encoded by the coding sequence ATGCCACGTGACCTCATCGCCGCACTGGACATCGGCGGGACCAAGATCGCGGGCGCTCTGGTGGACGGGAGCGGAAAACTGGTCGTACGGGCCCGCCGCGCCACCCGTGCCCAGGAAGCCGGCGCGACGGTCATGCGGCAGGTCACCGCCGTGCTCAAGGAGCTCGCGGCCACCGCGCACTGGTCACGGGTCGCCGCCGTCGGCATCGGCAGCGCGGGCCCGGTGGACGCCTCCGTGGGCACCGTCAGCCCCGTCAACATCCCCGGCTGGCGTGACTTCCCGCTGGTCGCCGGGGTCCGGGAGACCACCGGCGCACTGCCGCTGTCGCTGGTCGGCGACGGGCCGGCGATGACGGCCGCCGAGCACTGGCAGGGCGCGGCGCGCGGCCGTAAGAACGCGCTGTGCATGGTGGTCTCCACCGGCGTCGGCGGCGGGCTGGTTCTGGGCGGCCGGCTGCACCCGGGTCCGACCGGCAACGCCGGGCACATCGGCCACATCAGCGTGGAGCTGAACGGCGACCTGTGTCCCTGTGGCGGACGCGGCTGTGTGGAGCGGATCGCCAGCGGTCCCAACATCGCCCGCCGCGCCCTGGACGGGGGCTGGCGCCCGGGTCCGGACGGCGACACCAGCGCCCAGGCCGTCGCCGCCTCGGCGCGGAACGGCGACCCGGTCGCGCGGGCCTCCTTCGAACGGGCCGCCCAGGCCCTGGCCGCCGGAATCGCCGCGACCGCCGCGCTCGTCGAGATCGAGGTGGCGGTCATCGGCGGCGGGGTGGCGGGCGCCGGGGACGTGCTCTTCACGCCCCTGCGGCGCGCCCTGCGCGACTACGCGACCCTGTCGTTCGTCCAGGGACTGGAGGTCGTCCCGGCACAGATGGGTACCGACGCGGGGCTGGTGGGCGCGGCCGCCGCGGCGGCGCAGGAGGCGCGGCTGGAGGGGTTCGGCCCGGTGGCGGGCACGCATCCGACCGGCGATTGA
- a CDS encoding alpha-galactosidase, with product MRHRFFRPSKRRVIGALSAGLLATAGLALPAVAQPSHPAEVTTPASGPGAAPADGLALTPPMGFNNWNSTHCRAEFNEAMVKGIADIFVAKGLKDAGYQYVNLDDCWALPQRDADGKLVPDPVRFPNGIKAVADYVHSKGLKIGIYTSAGTKTCNSAGFPGALGHEKSDAQQFADWGIDYLKYDNCNNQGVDAKQRYRAMRDALKAASESTGHPIVYSICEWGENKPWEWAGEFGQLWRTTGDISDSWGSMLSIAKQNLPLAQYAGPGRWNDPDMLEVGNGGMTDTEYRSHFSLWSIMAAPLLIGTDLRKATDETYEILGNREVIGVDQDPLGKQGTVVSSEGGRWVIAKEMADGSRAVALFNETDRPQHIATTATGVGLPKATAYRLRDLWSHEDYNTAGAISATVPAHGTVLYRASADARWASYPPLAELGIDGTALTEAGDTAQVVTALTDLGRTPAHQVSVRLTGPDGWRIKATSPTRAASLPTGSKLATRWQVTAPAGAAPGAYDLTVAADYRSPKGAKAAARLVSAVHVVVAPPSGSSYASDLSWLSALNGWGPVEKNTSVGESGAGDGHPLTLGGTTYDKGLGVHAPSEVTYYTGGRCSRFTAQVGVDDEEGTEGSVAFEVWADDTKVASSKTLTNADPATALTAAIGEANTVRLVVTDGGDGVTSDHGDWADASFTC from the coding sequence GTGCGCCACCGCTTTTTTCGCCCCTCGAAGCGAAGAGTCATCGGAGCATTGAGCGCCGGCCTGCTGGCAACCGCCGGTCTGGCCCTCCCGGCCGTCGCCCAGCCGTCGCACCCCGCCGAGGTCACCACACCGGCCTCCGGGCCGGGCGCCGCGCCCGCTGACGGGCTCGCCCTCACCCCTCCGATGGGCTTCAACAACTGGAACTCCACCCACTGCCGCGCCGAGTTCAACGAGGCGATGGTCAAGGGCATCGCCGATATCTTCGTGGCGAAGGGGCTGAAGGACGCCGGATACCAGTACGTCAACCTCGACGACTGCTGGGCGCTGCCGCAGCGCGACGCGGACGGCAAGCTGGTCCCCGACCCGGTCCGCTTTCCGAACGGCATCAAGGCCGTCGCCGACTATGTCCACTCCAAGGGACTGAAGATCGGCATCTACACCAGCGCGGGCACCAAGACCTGCAACAGCGCCGGCTTCCCCGGGGCGCTCGGCCATGAGAAGTCCGACGCCCAGCAGTTCGCCGACTGGGGCATCGACTACCTCAAGTACGACAACTGCAATAACCAGGGTGTCGACGCCAAGCAGCGCTACCGCGCCATGCGCGACGCGCTGAAGGCCGCGTCCGAGTCCACCGGCCACCCCATCGTCTACAGCATCTGCGAATGGGGCGAGAACAAGCCATGGGAGTGGGCCGGTGAATTCGGCCAACTGTGGCGGACGACGGGCGACATCAGCGACAGCTGGGGCAGCATGCTGTCGATCGCCAAGCAGAACCTGCCGCTCGCGCAGTACGCCGGACCCGGCCGCTGGAACGACCCCGACATGCTGGAGGTCGGCAACGGCGGGATGACGGACACCGAGTACCGCAGCCACTTCTCGCTGTGGTCGATCATGGCCGCACCGCTGCTGATCGGCACCGATCTGCGCAAGGCCACCGACGAGACCTATGAGATCCTCGGCAATCGCGAGGTCATCGGCGTCGATCAGGACCCGCTCGGCAAGCAGGGCACCGTGGTCTCCTCCGAGGGCGGGCGCTGGGTCATCGCCAAGGAGATGGCGGACGGCAGCCGCGCCGTCGCGCTGTTCAACGAGACCGACCGGCCGCAGCACATCGCCACAACGGCGACCGGGGTCGGGCTGCCGAAGGCGACCGCGTACCGGCTGCGCGACCTGTGGTCGCACGAGGACTACAACACCGCCGGAGCCATTTCGGCCACCGTCCCGGCCCATGGCACCGTGCTCTACCGGGCCTCGGCCGACGCGCGCTGGGCCTCTTACCCGCCCCTCGCCGAACTCGGCATCGACGGCACCGCGCTGACCGAGGCCGGAGACACCGCCCAGGTCGTCACCGCCCTCACCGACCTCGGCCGCACCCCGGCCCATCAGGTCTCGGTCCGCCTCACCGGCCCCGACGGCTGGCGGATCAAGGCCACCTCGCCGACCCGGGCCGCCTCGCTGCCCACCGGCTCGAAGCTGGCCACACGCTGGCAGGTCACCGCGCCCGCCGGGGCCGCACCCGGTGCGTACGATCTGACGGTCGCCGCCGACTACCGCTCACCGAAGGGCGCCAAGGCCGCCGCGCGGCTGGTCTCGGCGGTCCATGTAGTGGTCGCACCGCCCTCCGGCAGCTCGTACGCGAGCGATCTGTCCTGGCTGAGCGCGCTCAACGGCTGGGGCCCGGTGGAGAAGAACACCAGCGTCGGCGAGAGCGGGGCGGGTGACGGCCATCCGCTCACCCTCGGCGGCACCACGTACGACAAGGGCCTGGGCGTGCACGCGCCCAGCGAGGTCACCTACTACACCGGGGGCCGGTGCTCGCGCTTCACCGCACAGGTCGGCGTGGACGACGAAGAGGGCACCGAGGGATCGGTGGCCTTCGAGGTCTGGGCGGACGACACCAAGGTGGCGTCGTCCAAGACGCTGACGAACGCCGATCCGGCCACCGCCCTTACGGCCGCCATCGGCGAGGCGAACACGGTCCGGCTCGTCGTCACCGACGGCGGGGACGGGGTCACCAGCGACCACGGGGACTGGGCCGACGCGTCCTTCACCTGCTGA